The following coding sequences lie in one Motilibacter peucedani genomic window:
- a CDS encoding MMPL family transporter: protein MSTTSVEPRAGALGRLAAYSFRHRWLVLTAWLLAVVAAFGANKAFGGDFSADYTAKGSDSAAAQQLLEQRFSAQAGDTVDVVFRVPSGVSAQRSAIEAVLAKIDAVPHVAAVDDPFTTPGSISADGRTLLTKAHLDVVNPEDMPVEDAKAIIAIAEGATRAPVEMAVGGQSIGSAESGSVGSEGIGLAAAALILLLAFGSVVAAGLPILTAVLGLGVSSSLVGVVAAATAVPDWSTALASMMGIGVGIDYVLLLVTRYREQLAAGREPLRAVVATAETAGRSVMVAGTTVVISMLGLFGMGLSYMRGAALVTILAVLVVMASAVTAVPALLGAVGTKVNSLRLPGTGRRPVGHAGIWVRWSRTVQRRPVLGTLAGVGILVLLAAPLLGLRFGFPDSGNSADGTQTRRAYDLAAQGFGKGANGPLLLAAKLPAAGDTAALETLSGSLRTTPGVASVTPVVLSPDRSTAIMTVVPTTGPQDAKTETLVKHLRDSVVPAATASSGTEVHVGGVTASAIDSTSDVVKRLPLLVGGVVGLSMLLLLVAFRSVVVAVKAAVMNLLSILAAYGVVALVLQGGWAGQLIGIDTATPLPAFIPVLMFAILFGLSMDYEVFLLSRMRERWIVTGDNSRAVAEGLAGTARVITAAAAIMVAVFAAFVPAPDVILKVIGVGLATAIFVDATVVRMLLVPAVMQLLGRANWWMPEVLHRRLPNLHIEGRPEFHLDDEGEAGPVTLPGQRTVRVPV from the coding sequence ATGAGCACCACCTCCGTCGAGCCGCGGGCGGGAGCGCTCGGCCGGCTGGCCGCGTACTCCTTCCGGCACCGCTGGCTCGTCCTCACTGCCTGGCTGCTGGCCGTCGTGGCGGCGTTCGGCGCCAACAAGGCGTTCGGCGGCGACTTCTCCGCCGACTACACGGCGAAGGGGTCCGACTCGGCGGCGGCGCAGCAGCTGCTCGAGCAGCGGTTCTCCGCGCAGGCCGGTGACACGGTCGACGTGGTCTTCCGGGTGCCTTCCGGCGTGTCCGCGCAGCGCAGCGCGATCGAGGCGGTCCTCGCGAAGATCGACGCGGTGCCCCACGTGGCCGCCGTCGACGACCCGTTCACCACCCCCGGCAGCATCTCGGCCGACGGCCGCACGCTGTTGACGAAGGCCCACCTCGACGTCGTCAACCCCGAGGACATGCCCGTCGAGGACGCCAAGGCGATCATCGCCATCGCCGAGGGGGCGACCCGTGCCCCGGTCGAGATGGCCGTCGGCGGCCAGTCGATCGGCAGCGCCGAGTCGGGCTCGGTCGGCTCCGAGGGCATCGGCCTCGCGGCCGCCGCGCTGATCCTGCTCCTCGCGTTCGGCTCGGTCGTCGCCGCCGGTCTCCCGATCCTGACCGCCGTGCTGGGCCTCGGCGTCAGCAGCAGCCTGGTCGGCGTCGTGGCCGCGGCCACTGCCGTGCCCGACTGGTCGACCGCGCTGGCCTCGATGATGGGCATCGGCGTCGGCATCGACTACGTGCTGCTGCTGGTCACCCGCTACCGCGAGCAGCTCGCCGCCGGACGTGAGCCGCTGCGGGCGGTCGTGGCCACCGCCGAGACCGCGGGACGCAGCGTCATGGTCGCCGGCACCACCGTCGTCATCAGCATGCTGGGGCTGTTCGGCATGGGGCTCAGCTACATGCGGGGGGCGGCGCTGGTCACGATCCTCGCCGTGCTCGTCGTCATGGCCTCCGCCGTCACCGCGGTGCCGGCGCTGCTCGGCGCCGTCGGCACCAAGGTCAACTCGCTGCGCCTGCCCGGCACCGGGCGGCGCCCCGTCGGGCACGCCGGGATCTGGGTGCGCTGGAGCCGTACGGTGCAGCGCCGTCCCGTCCTGGGCACCCTCGCGGGCGTGGGGATCCTGGTGCTGCTCGCCGCGCCGCTCCTGGGCCTGCGCTTCGGCTTCCCCGACTCGGGCAACAGCGCGGACGGCACGCAGACCCGCCGCGCCTACGACCTGGCGGCGCAGGGCTTCGGCAAGGGCGCCAACGGCCCGCTGCTGCTGGCCGCCAAGCTGCCCGCCGCCGGCGACACGGCGGCGCTCGAGACGCTGAGCGGCTCGCTGCGCACGACCCCCGGCGTGGCGTCCGTGACGCCGGTCGTGCTCAGCCCCGACCGCAGCACCGCGATCATGACGGTGGTGCCGACCACCGGGCCGCAGGACGCGAAGACCGAGACGCTGGTGAAGCACCTGCGCGACTCGGTGGTGCCCGCAGCGACCGCCTCGAGCGGCACCGAGGTCCACGTCGGCGGCGTCACGGCCTCGGCCATCGACAGCACGAGCGACGTGGTCAAGCGGCTGCCGCTGCTGGTCGGCGGCGTCGTCGGGCTCTCGATGCTCCTGCTGCTGGTGGCGTTCCGCAGCGTCGTCGTCGCGGTCAAGGCCGCGGTCATGAACCTGCTCTCGATCCTTGCCGCCTACGGAGTGGTGGCCCTGGTGCTGCAGGGCGGCTGGGCGGGCCAGCTGATCGGCATCGACACGGCGACGCCGCTGCCGGCGTTCATCCCGGTGCTGATGTTCGCGATCCTGTTCGGGCTCTCCATGGACTACGAGGTCTTCCTCCTGAGCCGGATGCGGGAGCGCTGGATCGTCACGGGCGACAACAGCCGCGCCGTCGCCGAGGGCCTGGCCGGCACCGCCCGCGTCATCACCGCGGCCGCCGCCATCATGGTCGCCGTCTTCGCGGCCTTCGTGCCTGCTCCTGACGTCATCCTCAAGGTCATCGGCGTCGGGCTCGCCACCGCGATCTTCGTCGACGCGACCGTCGTACGCATGCTGCTCGTGCCGGCCGTGATGCAGCTGCTGGGCAGGGCGAACTGGTGGATGCCGGAGGTGCTGCACCGGCGCCTGCCGAACCTGCACATCGAGGGGCGCCCGGAGTTCCACCTCGACGACGAGGGCGAGGCCGGCCCGGTCACGCTCCCCGGGCAGCGCACCGTGCGCGTGCCGGTCTGA
- a CDS encoding class I SAM-dependent methyltransferase → MWSGTTDDGPWNGGLERPALRSLVPQPLTGAVVLDAGCGSGAQCEWLADQGAKPIGVDLSPRMVEQAARRCGRQGEFLVADLAEPLPLDADSCDGVTCSLALHYLRDWTVPLRSFASVLRPGGWVVLSLDHPFAPPLEAQQGGYFDTELVADTWRKADVEVTQRFWRRPLAACVDAFADAGFVVERVVEARPSAEALRRWPRELGREATVPSFIVYRLRLP, encoded by the coding sequence GTGTGGTCCGGCACGACGGACGACGGGCCCTGGAACGGCGGGCTCGAGCGCCCGGCGCTGCGCAGCCTCGTGCCCCAGCCGCTTACCGGCGCGGTCGTCCTCGACGCCGGGTGCGGGTCCGGAGCACAGTGCGAGTGGTTGGCGGACCAGGGTGCCAAGCCGATCGGCGTCGACCTCAGCCCCCGGATGGTGGAGCAGGCTGCGCGGCGGTGCGGCCGGCAGGGGGAGTTCCTCGTCGCAGACCTCGCCGAACCACTGCCGCTGGACGCGGACTCCTGCGACGGCGTCACCTGCTCGCTGGCACTGCACTACCTGCGCGACTGGACGGTGCCGCTCCGGTCGTTCGCGTCGGTGCTGCGGCCGGGCGGCTGGGTCGTCCTCTCGCTCGACCACCCCTTCGCGCCACCGCTCGAGGCCCAGCAGGGCGGCTACTTCGACACCGAGCTGGTCGCCGACACCTGGCGCAAGGCCGACGTCGAGGTGACGCAGCGCTTCTGGCGACGGCCGCTCGCCGCGTGCGTCGACGCCTTCGCCGACGCGGGCTTCGTCGTCGAGCGGGTGGTGGAGGCCCGTCCGTCCGCCGAGGCGCTGCGCCGGTGGCCGCGGGAGCTCGGACGCGAGGCGACGGTCCCGTCGTTCATCGTCTACCGCTTGCGCCTGCCGTGA
- a CDS encoding GNAT family N-acetyltransferase, translating into MSVRAGTPADLAALVPLAGSHDRAVVRLRAAAEAREVLLVAEVDGAVVGAVSVRWRSDCDAPHPWLYGLHVLPEHRRRGVAQALVLAAEDAARSAGAEALSLDADRDDIAVLGFYERRGYARVREHDHRWQSVDPVTGAVVASGTSPTWILRRRLHGDAPLSAAGPSAAS; encoded by the coding sequence GTGAGCGTCCGGGCGGGTACGCCTGCGGACCTCGCCGCACTCGTACCGCTCGCCGGCTCCCACGACCGTGCGGTCGTCCGGCTGCGTGCCGCGGCCGAGGCCCGCGAGGTGCTGCTCGTCGCTGAAGTGGACGGCGCCGTCGTCGGGGCGGTCAGCGTGCGCTGGCGGAGCGACTGCGACGCGCCGCACCCGTGGCTCTACGGCCTGCACGTCCTCCCGGAGCACCGACGCCGCGGCGTCGCGCAAGCACTCGTCCTCGCCGCGGAGGACGCGGCCCGTTCCGCCGGCGCCGAGGCGCTGAGCCTCGACGCCGACCGCGACGACATCGCAGTGCTGGGCTTCTACGAGCGCCGGGGCTACGCCCGGGTCCGGGAGCACGACCACCGCTGGCAGTCGGTCGACCCGGTCACCGGGGCGGTGGTCGCCAGCGGGACCTCTCCGACGTGGATCCTGCGCCGGCGGCTCCACGGCGACGCCCCGCTCAGCGCCGCTGGGCCGTCTGCAGCATCGTGA
- a CDS encoding class I SAM-dependent methyltransferase yields MTGASAPYEGLATTFDTAAELYERARPGYPDELFPDLAEVAGLASGARVLEIGAGTGQATRGLLARGWRVVALEPGHELARVARRVLAGRGELEVVETAFERWEPAADERFDLVLAATSWHWLDPEVAFVRAAELLRPGGTLAIVATEHVSPEGGDEFLDQMERLYDEVGMGDGQGGPKPPGAVADPDVDAMVASGRFETPVVHRYVWSADYTADEYVALLSTYSGHIAASESQRGRVFAGVRELIGARPSGTVRKHYLTMLQTAQRR; encoded by the coding sequence ATGACCGGAGCGTCCGCGCCCTACGAGGGGCTCGCCACCACCTTCGACACGGCGGCCGAGCTCTACGAACGGGCCCGGCCCGGCTACCCGGACGAGCTGTTCCCCGACCTGGCCGAGGTCGCCGGGCTGGCGAGCGGGGCGCGGGTGCTCGAGATCGGCGCAGGCACGGGCCAGGCGACGCGCGGCCTGCTCGCGCGCGGCTGGCGGGTGGTCGCGCTCGAGCCCGGTCACGAGTTGGCGCGCGTCGCCCGGCGGGTGCTGGCCGGACGAGGTGAGCTCGAGGTGGTGGAGACCGCGTTCGAGCGCTGGGAGCCGGCCGCCGACGAGCGCTTCGACCTCGTCCTGGCCGCGACCTCGTGGCACTGGCTCGACCCGGAGGTGGCGTTCGTCCGCGCCGCAGAGCTGCTGCGACCGGGCGGCACCCTGGCGATCGTCGCCACCGAGCACGTGTCACCGGAGGGCGGCGACGAGTTCCTGGACCAGATGGAGCGGTTGTACGACGAGGTCGGCATGGGCGACGGGCAGGGTGGGCCGAAGCCGCCGGGGGCGGTCGCCGACCCTGACGTCGACGCCATGGTCGCGAGCGGGAGGTTCGAGACACCGGTCGTGCACCGCTACGTCTGGAGCGCGGACTACACGGCCGACGAGTACGTCGCCCTCCTGTCGACGTACTCCGGACACATCGCCGCCTCGGAGTCGCAGCGCGGCAGGGTCTTCGCCGGCGTGCGGGAGCTGATCGGGGCGCGCCCTTCCGGGACGGTCCGCAAGCACTACCTCACGATGCTGCAGACGGCCCAGCGGCGCTGA
- a CDS encoding site-2 protease family protein — protein sequence MSTQDPPPASDLPLVQQPSALRGTVAVLTSFTVLSWVAQVLLELRRDAYATLTAVDDDPFAFVVRATHSSGTAGWVAAGVVTVGAAVSIAVHEAGHALVARRAGFQVTSVRIGGGPRVGTVRLAGVPVDLHVVPSSGQTVHEAAGMTRATRRSVLLAGPRANLLVAAGCAPLACLLPAVPGTVAAVLAVHELFAWAANMAVTAPRHGGVGSDGWQLRRLAAAVPRPDLPACDVPGQHDLDRASALLLAGDHDGAVAAFDVSLERLPLTHPARPWAAHARADALLTSAIARGGTPPSAATLAEAHAVVDAIAADPATGPALVHTRAMCHVLEGRPDEAAALLGPLKQQPMDPRNAAVVDATMAVALARLGRQAEARVWAEQVPSSCVLHAAAWRELTAYPAGPGPR from the coding sequence GTGAGCACTCAGGATCCTCCGCCGGCCTCCGATCTGCCGCTGGTGCAGCAGCCGTCAGCGCTCCGCGGGACGGTCGCCGTCCTCACGTCGTTCACCGTGCTGTCCTGGGTGGCGCAGGTGCTGCTGGAGCTCCGGCGCGACGCCTACGCGACGCTGACAGCCGTCGACGACGACCCTTTCGCCTTCGTCGTCCGTGCGACCCACAGCTCCGGCACGGCTGGATGGGTCGCAGCAGGCGTCGTCACGGTGGGAGCAGCGGTCTCCATCGCGGTGCACGAGGCCGGCCATGCGCTGGTGGCTCGACGGGCCGGCTTCCAGGTCACCAGCGTCCGCATCGGCGGGGGCCCACGAGTGGGTACGGTGCGGCTCGCCGGCGTCCCGGTGGACTTGCACGTCGTGCCGAGCTCCGGGCAGACGGTGCACGAGGCCGCTGGGATGACCAGGGCGACGCGTCGCTCGGTCCTGCTCGCCGGACCGAGGGCCAACCTGCTCGTCGCGGCCGGCTGCGCACCCCTCGCGTGCCTGCTCCCTGCCGTGCCGGGCACCGTCGCGGCGGTGCTCGCCGTCCACGAGCTGTTCGCCTGGGCCGCGAACATGGCAGTGACCGCTCCGCGGCACGGCGGCGTCGGGAGCGACGGGTGGCAGCTGCGCCGGCTGGCGGCGGCGGTTCCCCGGCCCGACCTCCCAGCGTGCGACGTCCCTGGCCAGCACGACCTCGACCGGGCTTCGGCTCTCCTGCTGGCAGGCGACCACGACGGTGCCGTCGCGGCATTCGACGTCTCGCTCGAGCGCCTGCCGCTGACCCACCCGGCGCGCCCCTGGGCAGCGCACGCCCGGGCGGACGCCCTCCTCACGTCGGCGATCGCACGAGGCGGAACCCCGCCCTCTGCCGCCACCCTTGCCGAGGCGCACGCTGTCGTCGACGCGATCGCCGCCGACCCGGCGACGGGACCGGCCCTCGTCCACACCCGGGCGATGTGCCACGTCCTCGAGGGACGTCCCGACGAGGCGGCCGCTCTGCTCGGGCCGCTGAAGCAGCAGCCGATGGATCCGCGCAACGCCGCGGTGGTCGACGCCACCATGGCAGTGGCGCTCGCCCGGCTGGGCCGTCAGGCCGAGGCGCGCGTCTGGGCCGAGCAGGTGCCGAGCTCGTGCGTCCTGCACGCCGCCGCCTGGCGGGAGCTCACGGCGTACCCGGCAGGTCCTGGCCCTCGCTGA
- a CDS encoding PspC domain-containing protein, with protein sequence MTPNSGPGSAPAFLRSLRRSALDRKVAGVCGGVARSLRIDPLILRVVAVVLAVFGGAGVLLYSLAWLLLPEEGEEESGAERLVRGRGDSSVIAPIVGVLVGLALFGRVLDDGPSGFVVIVTFLVVGTIVALRSDRPTAGVPVGGPAEPRREDSFGRTAGTAYAPAGTAYAAAATAYAPTGPVFGPVHGPPLPPPPVAPWPVPPPREPRPPRPPAGPLAALTLSGMLVVTCAASIAAWVFGAQIGVTFVLGAALVALGVGVAAASLWGRAGGLPLLGALLAVALIVAGVVRDEVPTHGWGDVTLRPTTVAQAQQPVERAAGDVTLDLRDVPFTGGPVHVRVRQAVGELLVLVPPDVSLDVQADVHWVGEVRLPDSDTENGASVSKHVVEPAVGSRGTLVMDLDLTVGDLEVRR encoded by the coding sequence ATGACACCGAACTCCGGCCCGGGCAGCGCCCCGGCCTTCCTGCGGAGCCTGCGCCGCAGCGCCCTCGACCGCAAGGTCGCGGGCGTGTGCGGCGGCGTCGCCCGCAGCCTGCGCATCGACCCGCTGATCCTGCGGGTCGTCGCCGTCGTGCTCGCCGTCTTCGGCGGCGCGGGCGTCCTGCTCTACAGCCTCGCCTGGCTGCTGCTGCCCGAGGAGGGCGAGGAGGAGTCGGGCGCCGAGCGCCTGGTCCGCGGCCGGGGAGACTCCTCGGTCATCGCACCCATCGTGGGGGTTCTCGTGGGACTCGCCCTGTTCGGCCGCGTGCTCGACGACGGGCCCTCGGGCTTCGTCGTCATCGTCACCTTCCTGGTGGTCGGCACGATCGTGGCGCTGCGCAGCGACCGGCCGACGGCCGGCGTGCCGGTCGGCGGCCCTGCTGAGCCGCGGCGCGAGGACTCCTTCGGGCGCACGGCGGGCACCGCGTACGCACCGGCCGGCACGGCGTACGCAGCTGCTGCCACCGCGTACGCGCCGACCGGGCCGGTGTTCGGGCCGGTCCACGGCCCGCCGCTGCCCCCGCCGCCCGTCGCCCCGTGGCCCGTGCCGCCGCCGCGCGAGCCGCGCCCGCCCCGGCCGCCGGCCGGGCCGCTCGCGGCGCTCACCCTGAGCGGCATGCTGGTCGTGACGTGCGCCGCGAGCATCGCGGCCTGGGTCTTCGGCGCGCAGATCGGCGTGACCTTCGTGCTGGGCGCCGCTCTCGTGGCGCTCGGGGTGGGCGTCGCGGCCGCATCGCTGTGGGGGCGTGCGGGCGGGCTGCCCCTGCTGGGCGCCCTGCTCGCTGTCGCGCTGATCGTGGCCGGCGTGGTGCGCGACGAGGTGCCCACCCACGGATGGGGCGACGTCACCCTGCGACCGACGACCGTGGCGCAGGCGCAGCAGCCGGTGGAGCGGGCCGCCGGCGACGTGACCCTCGACCTGCGCGACGTCCCCTTCACCGGCGGGCCGGTGCACGTGCGGGTGCGGCAGGCGGTCGGGGAGCTGCTCGTGCTGGTGCCCCCGGACGTGTCGCTCGACGTGCAGGCCGACGTCCACTGGGTGGGCGAGGTGCGGCTGCCCGACAGCGACACCGAGAACGGCGCGAGCGTGTCGAAGCACGTCGTCGAGCCGGCCGTCGGCTCGCGCGGCACGCTGGTGATGGACTTGGACCTGACCGTCGGAGACCTGGAGGTACGCCGATGA
- a CDS encoding ATP-binding protein: MSGTAASPAPGQQGSPVLPVVRGQGPVAGVARGLADHLGISVRVVRVAFVVLALCGGAGVAAYALFWWFAPVDPAAPAPARARRGWRAVLAVASVIVLLVLGAHVAGGLGIDAGGPSLWPVSVVIAGVAIVWWQADETQRARWWATAQDRRNGRARNAAGVLLVVVGAVALVGTRGGLAVTGRALLSTTVLVVGIGLVTAPYWLRMARDLSAERAARVREQERAEVAAHLHDSVLHTLTLIQRRVDDPREVARLARAQERELRAWLYRPETETAASFAPELGRTVAEVEDTLGVPVELVTVGDAPLDDGLRALLRAAREATLNAAKHGAGSPVTVFAEVEGERAEVFVRDRGPGFELAAVPTDRLGVRQSILGRMERHGGRATIRSTRGEGTEVALEMPVGTPSTAGDGA; encoded by the coding sequence GTGAGCGGAACCGCGGCCTCGCCCGCGCCCGGGCAGCAGGGCTCTCCCGTCCTGCCGGTCGTGCGCGGGCAGGGGCCGGTCGCCGGCGTCGCGCGCGGCCTGGCCGACCACCTGGGCATCAGCGTCCGCGTCGTGCGCGTCGCCTTCGTCGTGCTGGCGCTGTGCGGTGGCGCCGGAGTCGCTGCCTACGCGCTGTTCTGGTGGTTCGCGCCCGTCGACCCGGCGGCGCCGGCGCCGGCGCGCGCGCGGCGCGGGTGGCGCGCGGTGCTGGCAGTCGCCTCCGTCATCGTGCTGCTGGTGCTCGGCGCGCACGTCGCGGGCGGGCTCGGCATCGACGCGGGCGGGCCCTCGCTGTGGCCTGTCTCGGTGGTGATCGCCGGTGTGGCCATCGTGTGGTGGCAGGCCGACGAGACCCAGCGCGCGCGCTGGTGGGCGACCGCGCAGGACCGTCGCAACGGGCGGGCGCGCAACGCCGCCGGTGTGCTGCTCGTCGTGGTGGGGGCCGTGGCCCTGGTCGGTACGCGTGGTGGCCTCGCCGTCACCGGTCGCGCCCTGCTCTCGACCACCGTGCTCGTGGTCGGGATCGGCCTGGTCACCGCGCCGTACTGGCTGCGCATGGCCCGCGACCTCAGCGCCGAGCGCGCGGCGCGCGTCCGAGAGCAGGAGCGTGCCGAGGTGGCCGCGCACCTGCACGACTCGGTGCTCCACACCCTGACCCTGATCCAGCGCCGCGTCGACGACCCGCGCGAGGTGGCGCGGCTCGCGCGCGCCCAGGAGCGCGAGCTCCGGGCCTGGCTCTACCGGCCCGAGACGGAGACGGCGGCGAGCTTCGCGCCGGAGCTCGGGCGCACCGTCGCGGAGGTCGAGGACACCCTCGGCGTCCCCGTCGAGCTCGTCACCGTCGGCGACGCACCGCTCGACGACGGCCTGCGCGCGCTGCTGCGCGCGGCGCGCGAGGCCACGCTCAACGCCGCCAAGCACGGCGCCGGCTCGCCGGTCACCGTGTTCGCCGAGGTCGAGGGCGAGCGCGCCGAGGTCTTCGTGCGCGACCGGGGGCCGGGGTTCGAGCTGGCCGCGGTGCCGACCGACCGGCTGGGCGTGCGACAGTCCATCCTGGGGCGCATGGAGCGCCACGGCGGGCGGGCCACCATCCGCTCGACGCGCGGCGAAGGCACGGAGGTGGCGCTCGAGATGCCGGTCGGCACGCCCAGCACAGCCGGGGACGGCGCATGA
- a CDS encoding response regulator, producing the protein MSEDRTVRVVLVDDHRMFRTGVRAELGAPVEVVGEADDAPSAVELVARLAPDVVLLDVHLPGGGGVAVLRALVPKLPATRFLALSVSDAPEDVISVIRAGARGYVTKSITGAELTDAVVRVGDDDVVFSPRLAGFVLDAFAAGGTAESGPVEGADEDLDRLTAREREVLRLIARGYAYKEIGKQLFISVKTVETHVSAVLRKLQLSNRHELSRWAADRRLV; encoded by the coding sequence ATGAGCGAGGACCGGACCGTACGCGTCGTGCTCGTCGACGACCACCGGATGTTCCGCACCGGCGTGCGTGCCGAGCTCGGCGCGCCCGTCGAGGTCGTCGGCGAGGCCGACGACGCGCCGTCGGCGGTCGAGCTGGTCGCCCGCCTGGCTCCCGACGTCGTCCTGCTCGACGTGCACCTGCCCGGCGGCGGGGGAGTGGCGGTGCTGCGCGCGCTCGTGCCCAAGCTGCCGGCGACGCGCTTCCTGGCGCTCTCGGTCTCGGACGCGCCCGAGGACGTCATCTCCGTCATCCGGGCGGGCGCCCGGGGGTACGTCACCAAGTCGATCACCGGTGCCGAGCTCACCGACGCCGTCGTGCGCGTCGGCGACGACGACGTGGTGTTCTCCCCGCGCTTGGCCGGGTTCGTGCTCGACGCGTTCGCCGCGGGCGGCACCGCCGAGTCCGGCCCGGTCGAGGGAGCCGACGAGGACCTCGACCGGCTGACCGCGCGCGAGCGCGAGGTGCTGCGCCTGATCGCCCGCGGCTACGCCTACAAGGAGATCGGCAAGCAGCTGTTCATCAGCGTCAAGACGGTCGAGACCCACGTCTCGGCGGTGCTGCGCAAGCTGCAGCTGTCCAACCGCCACGAGCTCTCGCGGTGGGCCGCCGACCGCCGGCTGGTCTGA
- a CDS encoding DeoR/GlpR family DNA-binding transcription regulator — translation MLAAQRRDLLLARLRTDGRIVAKELAEETGVSEDSVRRDLRELAAAGLCQRVYGGALPVSPALGDYAMRTGVEPASKQRVAARAAALVLPGSTVVLDGGTTTLAVARALPPDLRATVVTHSPTVAAALVEHPTVEIYLLGGRVFKHSAVACGAAAVQAAADVNADLFLLGVTGVHARAGLTTGDSDEAAMKRALARRAADTYVLASVEKLGTAAPFRVLDLDEVAGVVTDAPEDTPTLTELAELGVQVLHA, via the coding sequence ATGCTGGCTGCCCAGCGCCGCGACCTGCTGCTCGCCCGGCTGCGCACCGACGGCCGCATCGTGGCCAAGGAGCTCGCCGAGGAGACCGGCGTGTCCGAGGACAGCGTGCGCCGCGACCTGCGCGAGCTCGCTGCGGCAGGTCTCTGCCAGCGGGTCTACGGCGGGGCGCTCCCGGTCTCGCCCGCCCTGGGCGACTACGCGATGCGCACCGGCGTCGAGCCCGCCAGCAAGCAGCGCGTCGCCGCCCGCGCGGCAGCGCTGGTGCTGCCCGGCAGCACCGTCGTCCTCGACGGCGGCACGACCACGCTGGCGGTGGCGCGCGCCCTGCCCCCGGACCTGCGCGCGACGGTGGTGACCCACAGCCCGACCGTCGCCGCCGCCCTGGTCGAGCACCCCACCGTCGAGATCTACCTGCTGGGAGGCCGGGTCTTCAAGCACTCGGCGGTCGCGTGCGGCGCTGCCGCGGTGCAGGCCGCCGCCGACGTCAACGCCGACCTGTTCCTGCTCGGCGTCACCGGCGTGCACGCGCGCGCGGGCCTCACCACCGGCGACTCCGACGAGGCCGCGATGAAGCGGGCGCTGGCGCGGCGCGCGGCCGACACGTACGTCCTCGCCAGTGTCGAGAAGCTCGGCACCGCAGCACCGTTCCGCGTGCTCGACCTCGACGAGGTGGCCGGCGTCGTCACCGACGCCCCCGAGGACACCCCGACGCTGACCGAGCTGGCCGAGCTCGGCGTGCAGGTGCTGCACGCCTGA
- a CDS encoding NUDIX domain-containing protein, whose amino-acid sequence MALHEVLEPGVGLDRNPRVRVVDVELVARAWHVLRRTTFDYQGSSGQWERQTRETYDRGNGATVLLYDPDRRTVLLTRQFRYPVYVNGHPDGMFVETAAGLLDEDDPETAVRREAAEETGVEIGPLERVFDLWTSPGSVTERLHFYAAPYSAASRTAAGGGLAEEGEDIEVLELDFDDALERVRSGEIADAKTVLLLQWAALSGPFRAV is encoded by the coding sequence ATGGCACTCCACGAGGTCCTCGAGCCAGGCGTCGGGCTCGACCGCAACCCCCGCGTACGCGTCGTCGACGTCGAGCTCGTCGCCCGGGCCTGGCACGTGCTGCGCCGGACGACCTTCGACTACCAGGGCTCGTCGGGGCAGTGGGAGCGCCAGACGCGCGAGACCTACGACAGGGGCAACGGTGCGACGGTGCTGCTCTACGACCCCGACCGGCGCACGGTCCTGCTGACGCGGCAGTTCCGCTACCCGGTCTACGTCAACGGCCACCCCGACGGCATGTTCGTCGAGACCGCGGCGGGCCTGCTCGACGAGGACGACCCAGAGACCGCCGTGCGCCGCGAGGCGGCCGAGGAGACCGGCGTCGAGATCGGCCCGCTCGAGCGCGTCTTCGACCTCTGGACCAGCCCCGGCTCGGTCACCGAGCGCCTGCACTTCTACGCGGCGCCCTACAGCGCCGCCTCCCGCACCGCCGCCGGCGGCGGGCTCGCGGAGGAGGGCGAGGACATCGAGGTGCTCGAGCTCGACTTCGACGACGCGCTCGAGCGGGTGCGCAGCGGCGAGATCGCCGACGCCAAGACCGTGCTGCTGCTGCAGTGGGCGGCCCTCTCGGGGCCGTTCCGCGCCGTCTGA